A genomic segment from Paenibacillus sp. FSL K6-1096 encodes:
- a CDS encoding GTP-binding protein translates to MKQSLPVYILSGFLGSGKTTLLQRLLDHWNGQGLRPAVIMNELGEVNLDGLLVEQSVPMAEMLGGCICCTSRGDLSTELMTLVKKESPDVIVIEATGAANPLEIVDAVTEASLYLQVELKGLITVVDGAHLLELYRSQQGATYRLMQEQIRCASVLILNKTDRISAEESTEIAEVLRKWNTYAEILPAVRCELEPGLLLGNLGSVHREERTDGEAADSGSGSAEGAVHASHDHVMAYTHYFEQPVNSEEFETFVKELPRDVYRAKGIVTFNDTSSRFLFQYAYREADFMKITPQGEVPDVAVFIGEHFSASNLRTGLLRLEGRLPARPAVVRRKL, encoded by the coding sequence TTGAAACAGTCATTACCCGTCTATATTTTGTCAGGCTTCCTCGGCAGCGGCAAGACCACCTTACTGCAGCGTCTGCTGGATCATTGGAACGGGCAGGGCCTCCGGCCGGCTGTCATTATGAATGAGCTGGGCGAGGTGAATCTGGACGGTCTGCTGGTGGAGCAGTCTGTACCGATGGCCGAGATGCTGGGCGGCTGTATCTGCTGCACCAGCCGCGGGGATCTCAGCACTGAACTGATGACACTGGTCAAGAAGGAATCGCCGGATGTGATCGTCATTGAAGCCACCGGCGCAGCCAATCCGCTGGAGATTGTCGATGCGGTTACAGAGGCCTCGCTGTACTTACAGGTGGAGCTCAAAGGGCTGATTACCGTCGTTGATGGCGCCCATCTCCTGGAGCTGTACCGTTCCCAGCAGGGAGCAACCTACCGGCTGATGCAGGAGCAGATCCGCTGCGCTTCGGTGCTGATCCTGAACAAGACGGACCGGATTAGTGCAGAGGAGAGCACCGAGATTGCAGAGGTGCTGCGCAAGTGGAACACTTATGCAGAGATTCTGCCGGCGGTTCGCTGTGAACTGGAGCCTGGCCTGCTGCTGGGCAACCTCGGAAGCGTCCACCGGGAAGAGCGGACGGACGGTGAGGCTGCGGACAGTGGAAGCGGTAGCGCGGAAGGGGCGGTGCACGCTTCCCATGATCATGTGATGGCATATACCCACTATTTCGAGCAGCCGGTGAACAGCGAGGAATTCGAGACGTTCGTCAAGGAGCTGCCGCGTGATGTATACCGGGCTAAGGGGATTGTGACCTTCAATGATACGTCCAGCCGCTTCCTGTTCCAGTATGCCTACCGGGAGGCGGATTTCATGAAGATTACGCCCCAGGGGGAAGTGCCGGATGTCGCTGTATTTATCGGGGAGCATTTCTCCGCCAGCAACCTGCGTACAGGACTGCTGCGGCTGGAAGGGCGGCTTCCGGCAAGACCGGCCGTCGTGCGGAGAAAGCTTTAA
- a CDS encoding MogA/MoaB family molybdenum cofactor biosynthesis protein, with protein sequence MRMSSVEEHRSGAPESVACYVITVSDTRTEDTDTGGPLIQKLLEAAGYTVIGRTIVKDDYDDIRELIYQNSVNPGIEAVLLTGGTGISPRDTTYEAVASLLDKSLPGFGEIFRLLSFQEDIGSAAMLSRAIAGTIGSTAVFSMPGSTGAIRLAMDRLILPELRHVMREIYKRS encoded by the coding sequence GTGCGTATGTCATCCGTTGAAGAACACAGGAGCGGGGCCCCGGAGTCCGTTGCTTGTTATGTTATAACCGTGTCTGATACCCGGACCGAAGATACGGATACCGGAGGACCGCTGATCCAGAAGCTGCTGGAGGCCGCTGGATATACAGTTATAGGCCGTACTATTGTCAAAGACGATTATGATGATATCCGTGAGCTGATCTACCAGAACTCGGTCAACCCCGGCATCGAAGCTGTATTGCTGACCGGAGGAACCGGAATTTCCCCGCGTGACACCACCTATGAGGCCGTCGCCTCCCTGCTCGACAAGTCGCTGCCGGGCTTCGGGGAGATCTTCCGGCTGCTCAGCTTCCAGGAGGATATCGGCTCTGCCGCCATGCTCAGCCGGGCGATTGCCGGTACGATCGGCAGCACGGCTGTCTTCTCCATGCCCGGCTCGACCGGCGCGATCAGGCTGGCCATGGACCGGCTGATTCTGCCCGAGCTGCGCCATGTGATGCGGGAGATTTATAAACGGTCCTAG
- a CDS encoding DUF1349 domain-containing protein: MRRIAWEAGAWSNEPVSSGLEPEQLTVEAAEGSDYWQKTMYGFQHDNGHALLAPWDDNEAIEVSFALDGFTELYDQAGIMLWHGEQQWIKAGIELNDGVPHIGAVVTDTYSDWSLSPVPEWTGEVITLRASQMKDAVILRARTENHPWRTIRVARFPYESGKQAGPFLCAPTRAGFRVTFTRWAATAPDADVHTDPPVR; encoded by the coding sequence ATGAGAAGAATAGCGTGGGAGGCAGGAGCCTGGAGCAATGAACCGGTATCCAGCGGACTGGAGCCGGAGCAGCTTACTGTAGAGGCAGCCGAGGGCAGCGATTATTGGCAGAAGACGATGTACGGCTTCCAGCATGATAACGGCCATGCGCTGCTGGCGCCATGGGATGATAATGAGGCCATTGAGGTCAGCTTCGCACTGGACGGATTCACCGAGCTGTACGACCAGGCAGGCATTATGCTGTGGCACGGTGAGCAGCAGTGGATCAAGGCCGGCATTGAGCTGAACGACGGGGTTCCCCATATCGGAGCAGTTGTGACAGACACCTATTCCGACTGGTCGCTGTCCCCGGTCCCGGAATGGACGGGAGAGGTGATCACGCTCCGGGCCTCACAGATGAAGGATGCCGTGATCCTCAGAGCGAGAACGGAGAACCATCCCTGGCGGACCATCCGGGTCGCCCGGTTCCCCTATGAGAGCGGGAAGCAGGCCGGACCATTCCTCTGCGCTCCGACGCGCGCGGGCTTCCGGGTGACCTTCACGCGCTGGGCGGCAACCGCCCCCGATGCCGACGTCCATACAGACCCGCCGGTCCGCTAA
- a CDS encoding MFS transporter has protein sequence MATVFLIIIYLAFISLGLPDSMLGAAWPIIRLDFGAPVDAAGLLSMIVVAGTIISSLASSAVLKRLGTGMVTFISVLVTALALLGFAYSSSVLWVAVLALPLGLGAGSIDTGLNNFVATHYKAHHMSWLHCFWGIGAMLGPILMSRYIAGGESWRMGFLAVSIIQFVLVVVLFFSLPLWKRAGKGSSPQPQETLEPAETPTSTPASAGSKVLRIPGVKLAMLTFLFYCGVEATVGLWGSSYLVNAKGVPAATAAGWVSLYYGGITAGRLITGFITFRFSNRTLIRGGLVISLLGAVLLALPLPDVFSLIAFILVGLGSAPIFPCMLHETPARFGQEHSQRIMGYQMALAYTGGAFLPPLLGWVAARSTFMILPPVLIGYIILMIFSSERINGIMNKHKGKVSL, from the coding sequence ATGGCAACGGTATTTCTGATTATTATTTATTTGGCATTCATCAGCCTGGGGCTTCCGGATTCCATGCTGGGGGCGGCCTGGCCGATTATCCGGCTGGACTTCGGAGCGCCGGTTGACGCGGCGGGGCTGCTGTCCATGATTGTAGTGGCCGGGACCATCATCTCCAGCCTCGCCAGCAGCGCCGTGCTGAAGCGGCTGGGTACGGGGATGGTGACGTTCATCAGCGTGCTGGTAACGGCGCTGGCCCTGCTGGGCTTCGCCTATTCCTCCTCCGTGCTGTGGGTGGCAGTGCTGGCCTTGCCGCTCGGTCTCGGGGCGGGTTCGATCGATACCGGTCTTAACAATTTCGTGGCGACTCATTACAAAGCGCATCATATGAGCTGGCTGCACTGCTTTTGGGGCATTGGGGCGATGCTGGGGCCGATTCTTATGTCGCGTTATATCGCCGGCGGGGAATCCTGGAGAATGGGCTTCCTGGCCGTCAGCATCATTCAGTTCGTTCTTGTGGTGGTGCTGTTCTTCAGTCTCCCGCTGTGGAAGCGGGCGGGCAAGGGCAGCAGCCCGCAGCCTCAGGAGACACTGGAACCGGCGGAAACTCCCACCAGTACACCTGCCTCAGCGGGCAGCAAGGTGCTGCGCATCCCGGGAGTGAAGCTTGCGATGCTGACCTTCCTGTTCTACTGCGGCGTTGAAGCCACGGTAGGGCTATGGGGCAGCAGTTACCTGGTCAACGCCAAAGGCGTCCCTGCGGCCACAGCCGCCGGCTGGGTCTCGCTGTATTATGGCGGCATAACGGCCGGGCGGCTGATTACCGGCTTCATCACCTTCCGCTTCAGCAACCGGACGCTGATCCGCGGCGGGCTGGTGATATCCCTGCTGGGAGCTGTTTTGCTGGCGTTGCCGCTGCCGGATGTATTTTCACTGATTGCCTTTATTCTGGTTGGACTGGGCTCGGCACCGATCTTCCCCTGTATGCTGCATGAGACGCCGGCCCGGTTCGGACAGGAGCACTCCCAGCGGATTATGGGGTATCAGATGGCTCTGGCCTACACCGGCGGGGCGTTTCTGCCTCCGCTGCTCGGCTGGGTGGCGGCCCGCAGTACGTTCATGATCCTTCCGCCGGTCCTGATCGGGTATATCATATTGATGATATTCAGCTCTGAGCGAATTAACGGCATAATGAATAAACATAAAGGAAAGGTGAGTCTTTGA
- a CDS encoding ROK family transcriptional regulator, which yields MKKIGGNALVIREVNSNLVRQVLKERGQATKREIAESCGLSVVTVGTVLQALEEQNEVLPGELLSSSGGRPAQQYIYNDEYALALILFTHEEREMIYIHRTVVTLTGRKLLADSVEIPRVELEALETVIDSSLASYPSIQAIGLGLPGAETDGTLTASDYEALRGVKVAEHFRLRYGKPVVIENDVNAAVIGYCRRMQEEDASVVYLYFPDRFPPGAGIFIDGKLYKGTRGFAGEVAGLPLGIPWGDGGLMASFDALTDAIARLTVAVSSVLNPDIVVLYGSFLGSKHLEAVRHLCSIRLPEPAFPQVALSDDFAADYIQGMIVQTLGTLEQRLYLTKIKG from the coding sequence ATGAAAAAGATTGGCGGAAACGCGCTGGTCATCCGCGAGGTGAACAGCAATCTGGTGCGGCAGGTGCTGAAGGAGCGGGGGCAGGCAACGAAACGGGAGATTGCCGAGAGCTGCGGCCTAAGCGTGGTTACGGTGGGGACGGTGCTGCAGGCGCTGGAGGAACAGAACGAGGTGCTGCCGGGAGAGCTGCTCTCATCCAGCGGCGGGAGGCCGGCGCAGCAGTACATATACAATGACGAGTATGCGCTGGCCCTGATTCTGTTTACGCATGAGGAGCGGGAGATGATCTATATTCACCGGACGGTCGTCACGCTTACCGGCCGCAAGCTGCTGGCGGACAGCGTGGAGATCCCGCGGGTGGAGCTGGAGGCGCTGGAGACGGTAATTGACTCTTCGCTGGCGAGCTACCCGTCCATCCAGGCCATCGGGCTGGGCCTGCCGGGCGCTGAGACAGACGGTACGCTGACGGCATCCGACTATGAAGCGCTGCGCGGGGTGAAGGTGGCGGAGCATTTCCGGCTGCGTTACGGCAAGCCGGTTGTGATCGAGAACGATGTGAATGCGGCCGTTATCGGCTATTGCCGCCGGATGCAGGAGGAGGACGCTTCGGTGGTCTATCTCTATTTCCCGGACCGTTTTCCTCCGGGGGCCGGTATTTTCATAGACGGCAAGCTGTATAAGGGCACCCGCGGCTTCGCTGGAGAGGTGGCGGGCCTTCCGCTGGGAATTCCTTGGGGGGATGGCGGGCTCATGGCTTCCTTCGATGCGCTGACCGATGCGATTGCCCGGCTTACGGTTGCGGTAAGCAGTGTGCTGAACCCGGATATAGTTGTGCTCTACGGCAGTTTTCTTGGCAGCAAGCATCTTGAAGCGGTGAGGCATCTGTGCAGCATCAGGCTGCCTGAACCCGCATTCCCGCAGGTAGCCCTCTCGGACGATTTCGCCGCTGACTACATCCAGGGCATGATCGTCCAGACGCTGGGGACATTAGAGCAACGGCTGTATTTAACGAAAATAAAAGGTTAG
- a CDS encoding thiamine pyrophosphate-dependent enzyme, producing MAIDYEKELGSAKVEQKFLYESGNEMAAYAAHQINYHVMGYFPISPSTEVAQFLDTMKASGQHDIMLVPSDGEHSSAGICYGASTAGGRVFNATSAQGYMFMLEQLPVQAGTRMPMVMNLVCRSISGPLNIHGDHSDLYFALNTGWPILMCRDPQSVYDMNLMALKLAEHAKVRLPVMVASDGYFTSHQKRRVQAFAHREDVHKFIGEQPPAGFTDTLDRNNPVTVGPYMNEPDYINNRYQQSVAMYNAGEVFEEIAQEFAELTGRHYEMIEQYRMEDADVAVFLMNSASEIIKDVVDQLREQGIKAGAISPNMIRPFPQKQIAEALKNVKAITVGDRADSVGGHGGNMVNEIKAALFTYSNTTTKVISRIYGLGGKDFYAEDGHHFFQLAMDAVVADRVEVPFDYYGHNPGAPENAPKRLLKPMDFDKLKTGLITVTRNEETGKLSVKVPPVRSLMRKPRRLSPGHGACPGCGIFSGLELFFKGIEGDIVALYHTGCAMVTTTGYPYSSHKSTFIHNLFQNGAATLSGVVEMFWERKRRGELDGLGLKDDFTFVMVTGDGGMDIGMGPAIGAALRGHKMIIVEYDNEGYMNTGAQQSYSTPLGHRTSTSSIGKTQQGKVTQHKDTAQIMAATNIPYVFTGCEAYPQDLLKKAAKAQWYAQNEGLVYGKILIACPLNWMSEDKDGTDIVSLAVESCFFPLYEVEQGITSITYNPEDKDKRVEVSAWLKTMGKTRHLLKPENEPALRSFESEVQRRWSRLKAKHEHPDL from the coding sequence GTGGCAATTGATTATGAGAAAGAACTAGGCTCTGCCAAGGTAGAGCAGAAATTCCTATACGAGTCCGGCAATGAGATGGCTGCATATGCTGCCCATCAGATTAACTATCATGTCATGGGGTATTTCCCGATCTCCCCGTCGACCGAGGTAGCCCAGTTCCTTGATACGATGAAAGCCAGCGGCCAGCACGACATTATGCTGGTGCCTTCCGACGGGGAGCACAGCTCCGCAGGGATCTGTTACGGGGCTTCAACTGCGGGCGGCCGTGTGTTCAATGCGACCAGCGCCCAGGGTTATATGTTCATGCTTGAGCAATTGCCTGTACAAGCAGGTACGCGGATGCCGATGGTTATGAACCTGGTCTGCCGGTCGATTTCGGGACCGCTGAATATTCACGGGGACCATTCGGACCTGTACTTCGCGCTGAATACGGGCTGGCCGATTCTGATGTGCCGTGATCCGCAGTCTGTCTACGACATGAACCTGATGGCACTGAAGCTGGCGGAGCACGCCAAAGTCCGGCTGCCGGTTATGGTCGCCTCAGACGGTTATTTTACCTCTCACCAGAAACGCCGGGTGCAGGCTTTTGCCCACCGCGAGGATGTTCACAAGTTCATTGGCGAGCAGCCGCCGGCCGGCTTCACTGATACGCTTGACCGCAATAATCCCGTAACCGTAGGACCTTACATGAATGAACCGGATTACATCAACAACCGGTATCAGCAATCCGTGGCGATGTACAATGCAGGTGAAGTCTTCGAAGAGATCGCCCAGGAATTCGCCGAGCTGACCGGACGCCATTATGAGATGATCGAGCAGTACCGGATGGAGGATGCGGATGTTGCGGTGTTCCTGATGAATTCCGCTTCGGAGATTATTAAGGATGTAGTCGATCAGCTCCGTGAGCAGGGCATCAAGGCAGGGGCCATCTCCCCGAACATGATCCGCCCGTTCCCGCAGAAGCAGATCGCCGAAGCACTGAAGAATGTCAAGGCCATTACCGTAGGCGACCGCGCAGATTCTGTCGGCGGACACGGCGGCAACATGGTGAACGAGATTAAGGCTGCGCTGTTCACTTACAGCAACACGACTACGAAGGTCATCAGCCGGATCTATGGTCTGGGCGGCAAAGACTTCTACGCTGAAGACGGACATCATTTCTTCCAGCTCGCGATGGATGCTGTGGTTGCCGACCGCGTTGAAGTGCCGTTCGATTACTATGGCCATAACCCGGGAGCGCCGGAGAATGCACCGAAGCGCCTGCTGAAGCCGATGGACTTCGATAAGCTGAAGACCGGCCTGATCACGGTAACCCGGAATGAAGAGACCGGCAAGCTGAGCGTCAAGGTTCCGCCGGTACGCTCCCTGATGAGGAAGCCGAGACGCCTGTCTCCGGGACATGGCGCATGTCCGGGCTGCGGGATTTTCTCCGGTCTGGAGCTGTTCTTCAAAGGGATCGAAGGCGATATCGTAGCTCTGTACCACACAGGCTGCGCGATGGTAACTACGACAGGTTATCCGTATTCCTCGCATAAATCGACCTTCATCCATAACCTCTTCCAGAACGGGGCAGCCACCTTGTCCGGTGTAGTAGAGATGTTCTGGGAACGCAAACGCCGCGGCGAGCTGGACGGTCTGGGGCTGAAGGATGACTTCACGTTCGTCATGGTGACCGGCGACGGCGGGATGGACATCGGTATGGGACCGGCCATCGGGGCAGCGCTGCGCGGCCACAAGATGATTATTGTGGAATACGATAATGAAGGGTACATGAACACTGGTGCTCAGCAGTCCTACTCCACACCGCTCGGACACCGGACATCGACATCCAGCATCGGCAAAACCCAGCAGGGCAAGGTGACCCAGCATAAGGATACAGCGCAGATTATGGCAGCCACCAACATTCCTTATGTGTTCACCGGCTGTGAAGCTTATCCGCAGGACCTGCTGAAGAAAGCAGCGAAGGCTCAGTGGTATGCGCAGAATGAAGGCCTCGTCTATGGCAAAATTCTGATCGCCTGCCCGCTGAACTGGATGAGCGAGGACAAGGACGGAACGGATATCGTATCCCTGGCCGTGGAATCCTGCTTCTTCCCGCTGTATGAAGTGGAGCAGGGGATTACGAGCATCACGTATAATCCGGAAGACAAAGACAAGCGGGTAGAGGTATCCGCCTGGCTGAAGACGATGGGCAAAACCCGCCATCTGCTCAAGCCGGAGAACGAACCGGCCCTGCGCAGCTTCGAGAGCGAGGTCCAGCGCCGCTGGAGCCGCCTCAAGGCCAAGCACGAGCACCCGGACTTGTAA
- a CDS encoding 2-oxoacid:acceptor oxidoreductase family protein has protein sequence MVQLPKVNELGFFEIRLESIGGLGANLAGKMLAEAGVVGAGLNGVSFSSYGSEKKGSAVKAHIRFCDLDTHIRDTSPVERPHVVGVFHEALAKTVNVTSGIQEHSTVLVNSAKTPEELRELLKMKAGTIAVIDATSIALKEKNRVNMAMLGALFRLCPFLDTETMKGVIEKSLGKKYPQAVQSAITTFERGYNEVQFMEFELAPGDSMPEYVRSDISALGYETQPMGGTITAPGNSFLKNLSISRSGMLPAYENESCINCAQCDTVCPDQCFVWEERLDRKGRSQMFLLGIDYQYCKGCLKCVGACPTSALSSMREKEGYADSHTVKHQFDLVTQV, from the coding sequence GTGGTACAATTGCCAAAAGTAAATGAGCTCGGCTTCTTTGAGATTCGTCTCGAATCGATTGGTGGCCTGGGCGCGAACCTCGCAGGGAAAATGCTGGCGGAAGCGGGAGTGGTCGGCGCAGGACTGAACGGCGTCAGCTTCTCATCGTACGGGTCCGAGAAGAAGGGGTCTGCGGTTAAAGCGCATATCCGGTTCTGCGACCTGGATACCCATATCCGTGATACCTCCCCGGTCGAGCGTCCGCATGTCGTTGGCGTTTTTCATGAAGCACTGGCCAAGACCGTCAATGTAACCAGCGGAATTCAAGAACACAGCACCGTTCTCGTGAACTCGGCCAAGACGCCGGAAGAACTCAGAGAGCTGCTGAAGATGAAGGCCGGCACCATTGCGGTAATCGATGCGACCAGCATTGCGCTGAAGGAGAAGAACCGGGTGAATATGGCGATGCTCGGCGCGCTGTTCCGGCTCTGTCCGTTCCTCGATACCGAAACCATGAAGGGCGTTATCGAGAAATCTCTCGGCAAAAAATACCCGCAGGCCGTCCAATCGGCCATCACGACCTTCGAGCGCGGCTACAATGAAGTGCAATTCATGGAGTTCGAGCTGGCACCGGGCGACAGTATGCCGGAATATGTCCGTTCTGACATCTCGGCACTGGGCTATGAGACCCAGCCGATGGGCGGAACGATCACGGCTCCGGGCAACAGCTTCCTGAAGAACCTCAGTATCTCCCGTTCCGGTATGCTTCCGGCCTATGAGAATGAGTCCTGTATCAACTGTGCACAGTGTGACACGGTATGTCCCGACCAATGCTTCGTATGGGAAGAGCGCCTCGACCGCAAGGGCCGCTCGCAGATGTTCCTGCTTGGCATTGACTATCAATACTGTAAAGGCTGCCTGAAATGCGTCGGAGCCTGCCCGACCTCGGCGTTGTCCAGCATGAGGGAGAAGGAAGGCTACGCGGACAGCCATACTGTGAAGCATCAGTTCGATCTGGTCACTCAAGTCTAA
- a CDS encoding glycosyl hydrolase family 8 gives MNKQAARKLQWTSLMLLCLAIFIVPAGSAFAAVNKPFPQHTTYTSGTIKPNNVTQTAMDNVVKSKWDAWKGAYLKPAGTGKYYVKYNSAGETVSEAHGYGMLFTVLMAGYDSNAQTYYNGLYNYYTAHPSAISPYLMSWKQNSSFQNIEGQDSATDGDMDIAFSLLLAHKQWGSSGTVNYLQAATNMINAIMDKEINQTQWTIRLGDWANSGSYNTATRPSDFMLNHLKAFQTATGDARWQNVTNKTYTIINSLYTGYSSTTGLLPDFVVYSSNTYKPAAANFLEDANDGNYNYNSCRTPWRIATDYLLTGDNRALAQLNQLNSWIKTKVSSTPGNIKDGYKLNGTTFGSYNSGAFYAPFGVSAMISSANQSWLNSLWSHTAGSAAEDYYEDSLKLFSLIVMSGNWWTY, from the coding sequence ATGAATAAGCAAGCCGCACGCAAGCTGCAATGGACCAGTCTGATGCTTCTCTGTCTGGCTATTTTTATCGTGCCTGCCGGATCTGCCTTTGCTGCCGTGAACAAGCCTTTTCCGCAGCATACCACCTATACCAGCGGAACGATCAAGCCGAATAACGTCACCCAAACCGCCATGGATAATGTGGTGAAGAGCAAATGGGATGCCTGGAAGGGCGCTTATCTCAAGCCAGCTGGTACCGGTAAGTATTATGTCAAATATAATTCGGCGGGGGAGACAGTCTCTGAAGCGCATGGCTATGGCATGTTGTTCACCGTGCTGATGGCCGGCTATGACTCCAATGCGCAGACGTATTACAACGGACTCTATAATTATTACACAGCACATCCAAGCGCCATCAGTCCCTATCTGATGTCATGGAAACAGAACAGCAGCTTTCAGAATATAGAAGGACAAGACTCCGCAACCGACGGCGATATGGATATTGCCTTCTCGCTGCTGCTGGCCCACAAGCAATGGGGAAGCAGCGGAACCGTCAACTATTTGCAGGCAGCGACAAATATGATTAACGCCATCATGGATAAGGAAATTAATCAGACTCAGTGGACGATCCGTCTCGGAGACTGGGCGAATAGCGGTTCATACAATACGGCTACCCGGCCTTCAGACTTCATGCTGAATCACTTGAAGGCTTTTCAGACCGCAACCGGGGATGCCCGCTGGCAGAATGTAACGAACAAGACCTATACGATTATCAATAGTCTCTATACCGGCTATAGCTCAACCACCGGCCTGCTGCCGGATTTCGTAGTCTACTCCAGCAATACCTATAAGCCAGCCGCCGCGAATTTCCTGGAGGATGCCAACGACGGCAACTATAATTATAATTCATGCCGTACACCGTGGCGGATCGCCACCGATTATCTGCTGACAGGCGATAACCGGGCCTTAGCCCAGCTGAATCAGCTGAACAGCTGGATCAAGACCAAAGTAAGCAGTACACCGGGGAACATCAAAGATGGCTACAAGCTGAACGGAACCACCTTCGGCAGCTATAACAGCGGCGCGTTCTATGCCCCCTTCGGCGTAAGCGCCATGATCTCATCCGCCAATCAGAGCTGGCTGAACTCCCTCTGGAGCCATACGGCAGGCAGCGCAGCAGAGGATTACTATGAAGACAGCCTCAAGCTGTTCTCGCTGATTGTGATGTCAGGTAACTGGTGGACCTATTGA
- a CDS encoding nicotinate phosphoribosyltransferase, with protein MQRLGDEDLRRELALHTDKYQINMMYAHWVNGTHKRRAVFEAYFRKLPFGNGFAVFAGLERITQYIADLRFTEEDIRYLSEQEENYDPAFLEELLQFHFQGSLHSMKEGALVFPDEPLIRVEGTIMEAQLVETAILNFMNYQTLIATKASRIKQVAPEDTLLEFGTRRAQEADAAVWGARAAYVGGFHATSNMLAGKRFGIPTKGTHAHSWVQSFPSEQEAFDAYARVMPDNVTLLVDTFDTLRSGVPHAIQTAKMLEAQGKRMNAIRLDSGDLAYLSRKAREMLDEAGLDYVKIVASNDLDENTIMNLKSQGAAIDTWGVGTQLITAADQPSLGGVYKLVEIEAPNGEMIPTIKISSNPEKVSTPGKKEVYRIIGQNGKALADYISFADEPAPRSGVRLKLFNPLHPYLRKHVERYEALRMLEPIVVNGFQVYTLPDLDEIRRYHQEQLDLFWPEYLRKLNPEVFRVNLSEQLWNRKQQLIAEHMITDIE; from the coding sequence ATGCAGCGATTAGGAGATGAGGACTTGAGGAGAGAACTTGCTCTACATACAGACAAATATCAGATCAATATGATGTATGCCCATTGGGTGAACGGCACACACAAGCGCCGGGCGGTATTCGAAGCCTACTTCCGCAAGCTGCCGTTCGGCAACGGGTTCGCCGTGTTCGCCGGGCTGGAGCGGATCACCCAGTACATTGCGGACCTGCGGTTCACGGAAGAGGATATCCGCTATCTGTCGGAGCAGGAGGAGAATTATGATCCAGCCTTCCTGGAGGAGCTGCTGCAGTTCCATTTCCAGGGCAGCCTTCATTCCATGAAGGAAGGGGCGCTGGTCTTCCCGGATGAGCCGCTGATCCGGGTCGAGGGCACAATTATGGAGGCCCAGCTCGTGGAGACGGCCATCCTGAACTTCATGAACTACCAGACGCTGATTGCCACCAAGGCCTCGCGGATCAAGCAGGTGGCCCCGGAGGACACGCTGCTTGAATTCGGCACGCGGCGGGCGCAGGAAGCGGATGCTGCTGTATGGGGCGCGCGTGCGGCCTATGTCGGCGGGTTCCATGCGACCTCCAATATGCTGGCCGGCAAGAGGTTCGGCATTCCTACGAAGGGCACCCACGCCCACTCCTGGGTGCAGAGCTTCCCCAGCGAGCAGGAAGCCTTCGATGCTTATGCCAGAGTGATGCCGGATAACGTTACGCTGCTGGTCGATACTTTCGATACGCTGCGCAGCGGGGTGCCCCATGCGATCCAGACGGCGAAGATGCTGGAGGCGCAGGGCAAGCGGATGAACGCCATCCGGCTGGACAGCGGCGACTTGGCGTACCTGTCGCGCAAGGCCCGCGAGATGCTGGACGAAGCCGGGCTGGACTATGTGAAGATTGTCGCCTCCAATGACCTGGACGAGAACACGATCATGAACTTGAAGTCGCAGGGGGCCGCCATCGATACCTGGGGAGTCGGAACCCAGTTAATCACCGCGGCGGATCAGCCTTCACTGGGCGGGGTCTACAAGCTGGTAGAGATTGAGGCGCCGAACGGGGAGATGATTCCTACCATCAAGATCTCCTCCAATCCTGAGAAGGTCTCCACTCCCGGCAAAAAAGAGGTCTACCGCATCATCGGGCAGAACGGCAAGGCGTTGGCCGACTATATCAGCTTCGCGGATGAGCCAGCTCCCCGCAGCGGAGTCCGGCTGAAGCTGTTCAACCCGCTGCATCCCTATTTGCGCAAGCATGTAGAGCGCTACGAAGCGCTGCGGATGCTGGAGCCGATTGTGGTGAACGGCTTCCAGGTCTACACCCTGCCGGATCTGGATGAGATCCGCCGTTATCATCAGGAGCAGCTGGATTTGTTCTGGCCGGAGTACCTGCGTAAGCTGAACCCGGAGGTCTTCCGCGTGAATCTCAGCGAGCAGCTATGGAACCGCAAGCAGCAGCTGATCGCCGAGCATATGATTACGGATATAGAGTAG